One genomic window of Monodelphis domestica isolate mMonDom1 chromosome 1, mMonDom1.pri, whole genome shotgun sequence includes the following:
- the PLA2G15 gene encoding phospholipase A2 group XV isoform X1 — protein MTPLPPPGSPFGLGLGPGLSLVLPLFLLLLPPASGLAQVPPPQPPAPRRPPVVIVPGDLGNQLEAKLNKPSVVHYLCSKKTDSYFTLWLNLELLLPVIIDCWIDNIRLIYNRTTRTTQFPDGVDVKVPGFGDTFSVEYLDPSKASVGAYFFTMVESLVGWGYRRGGDVRGAPYDWRKAPNENGYYFHALRKMIEEMYEQYGGPVVLIAHSMGNMYTLYFLNQQSQDWKDKYIHSFVGMGAPWGGVAKTLRVLASGDNNRISVISPLKIREQQRSAVSTNWLLPYNYTWSPEKVFVRTPKANYTLRDYEKFYKDIGFEDGWLMRQDTEHLVYQMTPPGVRLHCLYGTGVQTPDSFYYENFPDRDPKIFYGDGDGTVNLESSLYCQKWVNQQKQEVTLLELTGNEHIQMLSNETALSYLKNVLFGL, from the exons ATGACCCCCCTGCCGCCGCCTGGCAGCCCCTTCGGCCTCGGCCTCGGCCCCGGGCTGTCCCTGGTCCTGCCGCTGTTTCTGCTGTTGCTACCGCCAGCGTCGGGCTTGGCCCAGGTGCCGCCTCCGCAGCCCCCAGCCCCGAGGAGGCCCCCCGTGGTGATCG TACCTGGTGACTTGGGAAACCAGCTGGAAGCTAAGCTAAACAAACCTTCGGTAGTCCATTACCTTTGCTCCAAGAAGACAGACAgttattttaccctctggttgaATTTAGAGCTGCTTCTTCCTGTCATCATCGACTGTTGGATTGATAACATCAG GTTGATATATAATAGAACCACTAGGACAACCCAGTTCCCAGATGGCGTGGATGTGAAGGTTCCTGGCTTTGGAGACACCTTCTCTGTGGAATACCTTGACCCTAGTAAAGCTTCCGTTG GAGCATATTTCTTCACTATGGTAGAGAGCCTAGTGGGCTGGGGCTACAGGAGAGGAGGAGATGTCCGAGGAGCTCCCTATGACTGGCGAAAAGCTCCAA ATGAAAATGGATACTATTTCCATGCCCTCCGCAAGATGATTGAGGAGATGTATGAGCAGTATGGTGGCCCTGTTGTCCTCATCGCCCATAGCATGGGCAATATGTATACACTGTACTTCCTCAACCAGCAGTCACAGGACTGGAAAGACAAGTACATCCATTCCTTTGTGGGGATGGGTGCTCCCTGGGGGGGAGTGGCCAAGACCCTTCGAGTTCTGGCTTCAG GAGACAACAACAGAATTTCTGTCATCAGTCCTCTGAAAATCAGAGAGCAACAGAGATCCGCCGTCTCCACCAATTGGCTGCTTCCCTACAATTATACTTGGTCGCCAGAGAAGGTCTTTGTGAGAACCCCCAAAGCCAATTACACCCTCCGGGACTACGAGAAGTTCTACAAGGATATTGGCTTTGAGGACGGCTGGCTCATGAGACAAGACACGGAGCACCTGGTCTATCAGATGACACCCCCTGGAGTACGGCTACACTGCCTCTATGGCACCGGGGTCCAGACCCCAGACTCCTTCTATTATGAAAACTTTCCTGATCGAGACCCCAAGATCTTCTATGGAGATGGGGATGGCACAGTGAACTTGGAAAGCTCCCTGTACTGCCAGAAGTGGGTGAACCAGCAGAAGCAGGAAGTCACCCTGCTAGAGCTTACGGGGAACGAACACATTCAGATGCTCTCGAACGAGACAGCTCTTTCCTACTTGAAAAATGTTCTCTTTGGTTTGTGA
- the PLA2G15 gene encoding phospholipase A2 group XV isoform X2: MTPLPPPGSPFGLGLGPGLSLVLPLFLLLLPPASGLAQVPPPQPPAPRRPPVVIVPGDLGNQLEAKLNKPSVVHYLCSKKTDSYFTLWLNLELLLPVIIDCWIDNIRLIYNRTTRTTQFPDGVDVKVPGFGDTFSVEYLDPSKASVGAYFFTMVESLVGWGYRRGGDVRGAPYDWRKAPRDNNRISVISPLKIREQQRSAVSTNWLLPYNYTWSPEKVFVRTPKANYTLRDYEKFYKDIGFEDGWLMRQDTEHLVYQMTPPGVRLHCLYGTGVQTPDSFYYENFPDRDPKIFYGDGDGTVNLESSLYCQKWVNQQKQEVTLLELTGNEHIQMLSNETALSYLKNVLFGL; encoded by the exons ATGACCCCCCTGCCGCCGCCTGGCAGCCCCTTCGGCCTCGGCCTCGGCCCCGGGCTGTCCCTGGTCCTGCCGCTGTTTCTGCTGTTGCTACCGCCAGCGTCGGGCTTGGCCCAGGTGCCGCCTCCGCAGCCCCCAGCCCCGAGGAGGCCCCCCGTGGTGATCG TACCTGGTGACTTGGGAAACCAGCTGGAAGCTAAGCTAAACAAACCTTCGGTAGTCCATTACCTTTGCTCCAAGAAGACAGACAgttattttaccctctggttgaATTTAGAGCTGCTTCTTCCTGTCATCATCGACTGTTGGATTGATAACATCAG GTTGATATATAATAGAACCACTAGGACAACCCAGTTCCCAGATGGCGTGGATGTGAAGGTTCCTGGCTTTGGAGACACCTTCTCTGTGGAATACCTTGACCCTAGTAAAGCTTCCGTTG GAGCATATTTCTTCACTATGGTAGAGAGCCTAGTGGGCTGGGGCTACAGGAGAGGAGGAGATGTCCGAGGAGCTCCCTATGACTGGCGAAAAGCTCCAA GAGACAACAACAGAATTTCTGTCATCAGTCCTCTGAAAATCAGAGAGCAACAGAGATCCGCCGTCTCCACCAATTGGCTGCTTCCCTACAATTATACTTGGTCGCCAGAGAAGGTCTTTGTGAGAACCCCCAAAGCCAATTACACCCTCCGGGACTACGAGAAGTTCTACAAGGATATTGGCTTTGAGGACGGCTGGCTCATGAGACAAGACACGGAGCACCTGGTCTATCAGATGACACCCCCTGGAGTACGGCTACACTGCCTCTATGGCACCGGGGTCCAGACCCCAGACTCCTTCTATTATGAAAACTTTCCTGATCGAGACCCCAAGATCTTCTATGGAGATGGGGATGGCACAGTGAACTTGGAAAGCTCCCTGTACTGCCAGAAGTGGGTGAACCAGCAGAAGCAGGAAGTCACCCTGCTAGAGCTTACGGGGAACGAACACATTCAGATGCTCTCGAACGAGACAGCTCTTTCCTACTTGAAAAATGTTCTCTTTGGTTTGTGA